The Cottoperca gobio chromosome 5, fCotGob3.1, whole genome shotgun sequence region TCATAATAATAAGTCATAATATATTAAGTCATAACagtcataaaaatgtcacagTATTTTAAGTACGTCATAACAAATAAGTAATAGTATGTTATAAAATATGTCACTAAAGATGTCATGGTAATAATAGGCcattaaaatgcaatattttGTTATCATTTTGTGTTGTATTTACATTGACAAGGACAAAGTAGTTTGAAGTATTCTTTCTAAGTAGCTGAAGTTAACCAAACTAGATTCCTTCCGAGGGGAGCTTTGCGGTAGTTCAACTTCTTCCACTGTGAAGTAATTGGTATCTGCTTTCAAAGTAGCTTCCCCAACATTGCTCACAACTATAAAAAggtgcaaaacaaccacaaaaagacacacaatgactacaaggtgacataaaacaaatacaaaaagcaCAGATCAAATatttgtacaaaaaaacaattataaagtaacacaaaatgaccacaaagagacatacatTCACAGAGAGAGGCATTATGAATacaaagagaagcaaaacaaaaaagaggctCTACAACcataaaagctgtgtgtgtcttactCCTATGTAGGAGAGGTTGTGGgaccttttgcatgtctgtcccCACGGGCTCATTGTCACATAATCGGACCACCGGCACTTTAGCTTTGTCATCATGAGCATGTTTCCATGCTAGAGGtagcattcagctcaaagcCCTGCTGTGCCTATACAACCTCACAAAGCCACTAGCATGGGTGTGGACTCTTAAGTTTGTTTTTCCCATTGCCCTCCAAAGTATACTACCACACTGCACTGGACATTATTCAAGCAATATGTATGATTATGCCAAGCCGTTGTTACATTTAGTTAGTAGTCATTGTGGACATTGTGTCCCCTTTTTAACTGGTCAAAAAGCAATTGTTtatgattaaatgttaaagaggcttgacattaaaaaaaacccgTCTACGACAGGTGTATCCATTCAACACATTTTAGTGCCTCCCCCACCTCATATAGGGGATGTCTTTGTAAATGGAGATGTTCTTCTCCTGTGGGCTGACTCAGCTCCATTAAAGAGGCCAACAGGCTATTAACCCCCGCATCAATACCTCACAGGTTCAGCCGCCAACCAACCATTTCAGCAGCAGTCATAAACACTGGCCCTATTATAGTATCTCCGGGCCAAATCAGACTGCCCCGGTCGACCCTATAACAGAAGCTTCCTAAAGTCAGCATTAACCCGGGTCGAACAAGGGCACACAGAAAATGGACTTGCGAGGAGGTTCAAACTAATGAACTATTTTTGCATGTAAAGATTCAGAGTCTGAATATTCAGGAAAGGTTTGAAAATCATTCTCTTTTATTTGAGGAGGAAAGCAGTTTATGGGCTACTGGAGTTGTGCATCTTAATGGTCGATAAAGTGCGCTGACTGGATCACAGTGTGCCACATCAGTTCATCCAAATCACATCCTCATGTTCCTCCTGGGAGAGCATTTTATTCATAAGCTCAAAGCTTAATCAACAATATGCAAGGAGGCGTTGAAAAGGATAAAATTAATTAACTGACTTTTAGTATTGCTTTTCTCTCACAACATGAATACGGTGGGATTACAAATGGAATTTAGAATGCATTGGTTTGCAAAGTAATGTCAATGGGGCAAAAAACATCACAACCTTCTTATTCATCTTGCTATGGGGGTCTTACCTTAATAAAGATTTTCATAACCATCTGATTCATGTGAGTAATGGGGGCAGGGGGAGCTTTCATCAGCCTCGAACCATCATTAAAACTGAGCCCCTCTGTGAGCGTAAACAAGCTGAGAATCTCAGACTGGAGATTTATCATAAAAGCGCGAGAGAAAGTCCCGCTGAGAAGCACAGTCACAGCAGTCAGATCCCATCGTGGAATCAGACGAAATCATAGATAAGAAcataggaacacacacacacacacacacacacacacacacacacacacacacacacacacacactttatttgttATATAACCTCACCCCGGGgttaaagcaaaaatgacaacaatgaatGTAACAAATTAATAACAGCCCCCTTTAATAAATGTCAGGGAAGGAAGCGGTGATGTtacttctctcctcttccctccggCAGGCTCGGGGTGTTTACTCAACACCCTCAGGTGCAGTGACTGAGATGTCGCTAGGCAACCGCACCATCCCTGTTGTTGCTCTGCCTCTGGCACTCAAGTGGGAGCTTATGTGGACTTAACTCTGAAAGAGCAGCAGTGTTGAGGAGTGGAAGGAGGATTACCAGGAAAAATATTGTATTGGGCTGAGGCACAAGGGTCGAGGCCTTACCTGAGtcaccagcaccaccagcagacAGACGTCACGAGGGACCGTCAGGATTCAGGTTCTGTACTCAGCCGGGTTTCATACAGCAGCTCAAAGCTGTGATAGTGTTGGAAATCCACACTGTTTTTCACTCTCTTCCATTTTTAGCcaaatgttatgttaaatgGCCTGGTAGTCCGTATTGCGCGTGTCCAGCAGAGCAACACATGTAAACTCAACCAAATGTAACAaggtaatattcactgtaaagaAGGACCTGCTGTTTCAGTGCACGCCAGCTACAGGAGAATCCTGTAATGGGGTAAAATTGCCACCTAGTGGCTCCCAGatgtacttatttatttacttcattATGGAAAATGAAACTGCGGCTCATCACCACTGATAGCTCCAAATATACACTTATTGTTCCTCTTTGGTCAACACCGATACGAAAGCTGCTCCCAATCATTGTAACATCAGGCAACTGTCCCAGTGGCAGAATGTCCTAATTATTTCCAGCCCATGGTTGTGGTGAATGTTAGCAGCTGATGTTGCAGCTGTTGCCAATGCACCGTGTGCTGGGCTGATAATGGAGACGGACTCAAACAAGACAGCCCAGCGAAGAACCGCACAGACTGGTagcagactgtgtgtgagtgtgttgtatTCTAGGTTGGGAGCTGCGTGTTGTGCTCATGGGAGTTGTGCTCAATAGAAGCCTATATAGACCCAGGggacacacactgtgtactacATGTGGCTTTACAGATGTTAGAGGATTAAGTGGCATTATCTGTGAACAGGTGGAGTAAGAAGGAATTAAAAGGCGTTTAGCTCATTCATGTACAAAGACTCAATATCCTCAgtgccacatgcagcacacattCAAAGGTTATAATAACGCAATGCTGCCCCCTTGTGCAACACAAAGACCAATGTTAATGCCATGCAATGTATTTAAACACCAAACCAAACCAATTAATgtaaaatcattatttattcaaactttttaatagagaaaatgtatttttctttatgcTGGATGGGTAAATGTTCAACTCTATACAAAACCATGTGTAAAACTTTAGGTgtaacatatacaaatatacaggGGGAGAAACACTGCCAGTCACTATCGAAAGAGTACAAATGTGTGTAGGTGGGCAGCTACAAAAATAGAAATCACTTTCAGGTAGATGCATGTTTGGTATAGTAATATGGGTTTAAAAGTCTTCTGAAACCTATTTTAGTTTTAGAGATCGACacatgtcaaactcattttaaaaagaaccatttaaaagattaaaaaaacaaagatcacTCGTCTTCACGCACTAAAATCTATACACCCAACGAAATGTCAAAACTGATTTTAAACATATCCTATGCAGGTAAAtgctcttttgttttgaaattaaaCTACATGAAATAACTGAGGTGTcacatgaaattaaataaataactaaacatTAATTTAAGCTTGAGTTTAGTCAATAAATATGCTGAAGAAAATAATCAAGTAAAGTAATGGAGAAGACAGAGACTACTGCTTCATGTGTTACCGTGCGGTTATTTGCTTCGGGATGGCTATATGGCTTATTTATTGTTAGGAAGGCAGCTCACAGTTACACAGTTTGAAGTTCAAACTAATTCAGTTAAAAAATCAGAAATCTAATTATTCAATCAAAATTAGtctattaaaacaaatgtgtcgaTTTCCATTGCTTTAAAGTCTAATACGCACACTAATAATCTGaagatgtactgtactgtgagaCAGTGCATAATTGTACAAGTcatgttttcattcataaacCCTTCCTCGTAACACATATAATCCATTTCTTGAAAGGTTGTATGACTGCTCTGAAGCAAAACAGACATTATTTGAGGGGCGAGGCAGAGAGGTCATCCAATAGGGGTACTGCTGTACTTCAGGTTATCAGGTATATCTGAAAAACCTCAAAATGTGCCAACAAACATCTCTCCTCCTTTTTACTTAGAAGTGTCTTATGCTCTCTCTGTGGTGGGAGCGGCTGATCTCTCCACACACAcgtttccctcctctcccctctgaCATCAAGTCTATTTGAGAAAGCCCTTGTAGAGGAAATGGGAGTGACTGGTAAATCTCTCGTTCTCCAAACAGAAGAGCAGGTCCCTGAGATTGACACGCGTGATGCGCTGCCTCGTGGGTCTGGAGCCCGACGAACCAGCCCCACCGGACAGGGAGGGACCTGTTCCTGATCCCTgcaagaagagagacagatgggaGGGAGGAAGTAGGTTTAGAAGTGGGGATgtgatttcttattttctttgggAGGGGAAGGGTGTCCGATGAGTACACCTAAAGAATACTTTGAAGGAGTTCATGCCTGCATGGACTTTTATCCACAGGCTGGGGCCTTCCCTGTGCACAGTTAGGATGTTCTCCTGAATTAGTCACAAGACATGCAGATTTTGGTCAGTGATTTCTAACCAGGAGTACTTGTACCCCAGGGCAtagctaaagtaatggataaacagctGACATATATAGCTACAAATATTAGCTAAATGGCTGACATTGTTAGCTGAAAGTAAAGATGAATAGTTTAGATAGACCACTGGTTTAGGTGAACTGAAACATTATAGACCAATGAACGgttcttttttattaaagtcACCAGAACTTTTCTTTCTACAGGAGTAAATTATGAAAGTGGCTGAAAGTAGCAaaactgtttgtgtgtccacGACATAGGACACTTAGAAACCGCTAAAGAGTAAACGTTTGCTACGCCAGTCAATTACAGgaatagagaaataaataaataaataaatatataaatatatatatatatatatatatatatatatatatatatatttctaaccTTTTTCCTAATGCACGCAGTTAATCGCTGTGAACCCTGTAAAgagccttttctttttgtctgcaCTGCTGTGTGAACCTGTAGTCAAAGCCTCTGCTGCTTAGAGACGAAGAGAATCCTGTTTTGTTTAAGTGTTATTTTCATGGTCGTTTCTTTGATTTGGTAACTACTTTTGCACTTTCCATGCACTGCTAAAGCAATTTGCATTGCAGCTAACAGAACACAATTAAACtctgtgacatttgttttttcaataaacattataaacaagAATTCTTCATGCAGAAAAAACAGCACAGAAGCAGCATCGTCATTGGGAGGCAGCGAGTGTGTACAAATAAACACCTCCTTTAAATACTGAAACCTTTGTCTAACTAAGTAAatgcataatataatattaatataacattgTTTCCTGAAAGCATTAAAGAACAGACGGCATTTATCTCAGCAAATGGTTCAACGCTTATTTCATAGAACAGGCTCTGCTCTTGTGGACGCTCCTTAATGTGGAGAGAAAGAAACCCCCAGACACTAACACTAATCAGAGCAGAACCCATTGCATGGAGTATATAAAGAACAACCATCACTGAGACAATCAAAAATCTAGAACAGACAAAGATTTGTGGTCACAGGAGAAATCAATGAACTAAATCAATAACAATGATGTGTAGCAGGTCGGACAACGCATaaccagcagctgcagcccCGCGAGGAGAGGTGTGTCACGTTGTGAAGAACGTCTTATTGTATTATATGAATGTGACCGGTGACTTCAACTGACATTGTGCAGGAGTACTGCTCTGCCAGAACCAACGCCTGcttcattatattattttctctgAACATGTGAAGAGCACAGATGACTAACAGCAGGTTTCTGTCCATGTCAGCTAGTCACCAAATCAACTTTGTCTGGCGGATACAGTCACAGGAGTAAGAAGCTGAGCGTTAGCGCTAAATTTAGCTGTTTCTGTAACCAGTACTTTATACAGAGCTGGTGTCTTTTGTTGGAGTGGGAGTCATCTGTGgctctctgttctgttctgtccaGCTGATACTAATCAATGCAGCTGTGTTCATTTAGTCAACGAAAACAATCAAGAAATGTGTTCAATTAAGCTTTTTTTCCAAGACGATGACGAGACGGCATTATATCAACATGCACTAtccatgacaaaaaaaagacgagactaaaatgttgtttaaatcaGATTGAAGTGGATGGTTAacgcatgtttgtgtgcatcacTAATGAGACTTGGAGTAGCACAGCTGCATTCTTAATCATTCAACCTGTGTTTTTCAtcacataataacataataagtGACTAAAATGACAAGAAATGTTCTATATAAACTAAAACATGTCAGATGTGATGACTTCTCTTGACTAAAAGTGGagcaaagtgtttttatttgttattgaatGAAACTGTAAAGGATAAAAATGTTACcaattttattttgtctaaagAGTAAGACTATATCTGAAACAGCTGCCAAACTAACACTGCTACAGGGTGAAGATGTTTAGGAAAGTATCAAAGGTATATTGTGACTCTACTTGTACTTGGCAGCTAGCTCAAGGTAAACAACAATATGTGGGAATGTACTGTTAGCAGCGTTACCTcggctgcagcagaggaggatggagagtccagaatcttcctcttcttcctgggACCGATGGCTGCCAGAGCCGTCAGGTTGGCCTCCCTCTGTCTCATCTGAgccagctcctgctgctgcatctggATAACGCACACAGAGCAACACCACAATCAAGCATACAGCGCCTACATGAAGACACAGACACTAGTTgactgtcctcctcctctcatcctaCCTCTTTTGCCTTCTGTTTCAGACGCAGCTGCTCCGGGTCCTCTTGCCGAGCTCGAGACTGCAAGGCCAAAAGCAAGACATATTGATAACTGACGTTGGCAGAGGACAAACAGAAGCCCAGGTGGTGTAGGACTAAAGATACGGTAGAAATTGCAGGTGATTGACCAGTCTCCATGAACATCTACAATCACATGTAAAGCGATTCTGCATCGACTCCTTACGAGTCCCCAGAACATATCCATCTATATTTACAGAACCGTGTTgcatattatttattcttaatgTCACACACCTAATGGAATTTAATTTGGTGCAATAACTTTGTCCCCGGTTCCATTTgatcaaacattacatttgttaGAAACTGTTCCGAGTTACAACATAAAAAGGCATCCTGAGGGTGAATCAAAATCAATCGCAGGCAACCTTTTGTCAAACTTTATGGAATATCAGTGTGCCTCTGGAGAAGAGAATAGCTGGGGGATAACAAAACACTAAATGTAGGCCAAATAAAATCAGCATTTATAACACACCTGCTGTTATTAATAAAGGGGTCAAGGTGGCATAGGCcttgaaataataaaactgGATGCTTCAAACTGCTGGAAGTCTGTTTAAATCTGGAATATCTTCAATGGCATGTTGAAGTCCAGGTACTTATTACCATTAAAACTTCTGTCTATTGGACTTACTTATCTACTCGACACACAGATACCCCGTTACCTTGTACTACAATTCTGTGTCAATTAAATGTCCCCAATAGCCTTTGGACATGTGATTGTGACGTCTGTCAGTGATGCTGTACCTTAGCTGCCTTTAGGAgaatctctctctcctgttcctccttctgttgtttctccagctggtccagctGCTCAAAGAACTTAAGCTGAGCACGAACATCACTGCTCTGCTCATAATTGTCATCCTCCTGCCGACAGACAGCAGTGCTACAATGTTAACCCAGAAGAGACTTTAGAGGGTTTATATGTGTACGAGTCTGTAAACAAACCTTGAAAGTGGAGTTTTTCTGCTGGGCGACTTGGGAAACTTTTCCCAGAAGGTTCTGGAGCTGCTGCCTAGTAGCGTGGGAGACAAAGTTCACCACCTCGGCACCCAGGTCTGTCACACCGTACCTCTTACCTGGAAAAGGAACAGAGACATCTCTAGGCTTTAGAAGGTGGAGGGATAGATGCTGTGTCGTCAATAATGTTGTAAGTTTCTCACCTATCTCCTGCATTCTCCTCTGGAGAACGGCACAGGGGAGGAAAGCCTCGTCCTTACAGGAATGTGTCACAGCTCCCACTAGTCCAGAGTTGGTTGCTAGAATATTAGCGTTTTCCTCCGATAGGTTCACTCCAGCCATGGAGGCCACATCATTGATGTCGTCATCATCtctgtaaacataaacatgaacGTGTTTCAAAATTAGAACTGAaactttgttatttatttgtccaGATAAATCTTTTAAGCAATAAAAGGTAAATGAGATTAAATaaactttcattttaatttttctgGCTGAATTAGAAATGTTCCCAAAAGTCAATTTTCCACCAACAAGTGAAGCTAATCTGAAAACCTGTGTGATTACATATAAAGCTGTTATGAATTCTGTTATCGTTCTTCTTACTTGAAGGTGCCTCCCGCCTCTCTCAGCTTGTTCTTTTGAGCCAGGGTCAAGGCTGCAGCAGACACTTGTTTAGAAAAAGGTGACCCCTCCGACCTCACAGGAACTGGCAGAGacacaaatattacaataaatagtGTAGGTCACCCAAAGAAAGGCCTAAACATGAACAGACAAATGTGACATTAGCTATGTTTTTATCCTCAGACACCTTATTCTTATGTGAATAAGGTGGCATGTATATGTTTGTACAGGTCTTATTTATCCACTGCACAAATCAAGTACCTCACggaaaataaagcattttgaatttgaatagaGATTGACATCCTCACCTGGGACCTGTTGCTGTCCCAGCATGATGCGGCCAGGAGCCTGATTCCTGAGAGTCACCATGGGGGTCGTTGTTAAGGCTACCTGAGGTCTAAACATTGTTCTCTGCTGCTGAGGCTGGACAACCTGCAAGGGTTAAATTCCAAATTCAGATTATGTAAAATTATTCCTCGAGTGATGTGTATACTTTATTGTTCAATTTCAGGGAGTGGAAATATTTAAGATGCCTCATATTTGACATAAATGCCACTCAATGTTATAGATTTGAGTTGAGCTGCCATCTGAGATATGCCTCAGGCAGTTTACCAGTGAGGGGGTCTGTCCTGGTTTGCTAATGCCTGGCTGGAGCTGGGGTCTGTTGACTGGAGTAGTGAGGGGGGGCGCTGGGCTGCCCAGGACCACCGTGGTGGGGATGGGTGAGGTGGAGGAGACTGGACCTGAGGCTGGCTGGGGGAGCTGACTCTGCTGGATGAAGGTTGCTGAGTCTGGAGTGAGCTGCCTCAAGGCTGGGAGGCTTCTCTACAGAAGACAAacaggttatatatatatatattacagaaaTGCACTTAAAAGATGACATTTGTTTGGCAAAGTTTccaacatatgaaacacattttactgcCAGTGAACATGACAATAGAATATAAGCTGTCTTACCTTGAGGAAAGGCACAAGGTAAGGTTGGGGTGAGGAGTTGAGCGCTTTGTACAATCTGCTGGTGAATTCCTCAGCCTCCAGTCTGCCCTCCTACAACAATATATCAATAAATCAACATATAGGCATAAGGAGCTGCTCGTGAGAGCTGTCATATCTGCAGGTACAGATGGTTTTATTGGATTCCCTTTCTAAAGGACGCCTGGGATTTTTTTAAACgcaaaatatgtaattttctaCCATCAGGAGTCCATCTatcacacaataacaaaagaagGAGTTTGGTGGCTTcatgaagtagcgtgggatcatgggagttgctgTCTTCACCACTATTGCCGTGAGCTTCTTCTGGTCCCGGTTCCTTCAGTGTTCattgttcaggaggtttttaccacAAGTGGAATTCTCCGAAGTGTTCTCAGCCTCTCCACAGCGAACGGACCCGGTGGTTAAAACCAGgttaaagaaatgaacaaaaacaaattcaagtTAAAAGAAGTGTTTCCTGTATGTACGTCTCACTCACCAGCAGGTCCTTGACCAGCTCTCTCACACTGGCTGCAGTCTCTGTAGATTGCTTCCCAGAGGACGCCAGCTTGATCAGTGTTGACAGgaagtttttacatttcttcacattctcCATTGTCTCCTGCCAATAACACACAACATTCAGATTATAAACAAATTCCAGTCTCATTTGTGAATAACTATGTTCTACATCGCAgcatgctttgccttcttttaTCATACTGGAATTGTCTACAGTAGATGCATACACCCAGCTCTATCTGATCCCTTTGGGCTTAGCACAACTCACCTTGCTCACTGTTACTGAGGCAACTGAGGTCCCAGCTGTTTGGCTGGCGGTCCTGGGGGACATTCCTGGTACTGCAGCCCCAACTGAGCTCTGGGAAGACAGACATCACAATCAAAACATGTTATTTAGgttattcaaacatttcaaaaacgACATTTCTAGTCATCCCAGGGGAGTGTGGGTTTTAGAGTTGCTTCAAAGTTGTGCATTAAACTTCACGTTCATAAGAGGAAACAGGTGGTCTTCAACTGCACTGAATTTCAGTTGGGTGCTCTTCCTCAACAAAAAAGAACTattcctaaaaaataaaaataaaagaacagcaCTCCAGTGGTAAGACTTGATCAatgtttgattgttttatttgttattggcaaatctgctgctgtgtttcgGCGTGTAACACATACACATCtttataaataagtataaatcCTTCAACTCTCAACTCTATAGTAAATCCAGGAAACAAGGTTCAGGATTACCAATAAACCCAGGCAGAAAAACATGTATTCACTAAGCAGCAAACACATCTTCCAGAATGAGAGTTTGCATCCTTTTCATTTAGGGGAAATGACCTCATAAGATCCTTCTAGAGTCTCATTGACACATAAACTGGTAATAACGTGGTGTACTAAAACACAATATCAAACAATGAACGAAGCACTTTGTACCAATCCTTCAATCAATGTGCAACAAGCCAAATGGACATAATAAGGACTTATTTGAACAGACATGGTTACCTGAAGGACAGGAGGCCTGTGAAGAGTGGTGGTCGCAGTGAGCGACGTCGGGGCCGGACAGCCTTGACGGATGATGGTGCTGTGAGCCAGTTGTCTGCTGATGATGGTGTTTCCAGGAGCCTGAGACAAGGCACAACGCATGAAATGATGTGCAACACCCAGTTTcatcaaacagaaaataaatctactgACTACATCTCAATACATAAAACTATACAGTATCTTctacaacacaacaacataccAGCACACAGTGGCGGACTCAGGCTGTCTGAGGGGCAGGGAgcgaaataaataaagaggcaCCAGCTGCACGGAAAAAGTTTTCTAGCAAGTTGTGCAGCCTTTCATCATGTTTTCTCTATTTTAGGACCACAAAAGAGAGatcttcacccccccccccccagtccaCCAGTGCAAGCTCACAAGTTTCCAAATACCTACACATGCCCTCTGATTTAACTAATGTTGTACTCACACGAGATGAACATTAGCTATAACGTGAGACATATAGATATAAAGCTCTTCCTAGGCAGACTGTTTGATCTTACCTGACCAGGAAGCACGTTTGTTGGTGTAGCAGTCCGAGGTGCCATGCCTCCCTGAGCCTGCATCTGGGCCAGAGCCTGCTGAGGAATCATCAACAGCTGCCCGCTCTCACTGCGTACAAGCACCATCCCTGAACGATAAATCATAACAGTTTAGTGTTATTTAAGGAATCTGGTGCAATTCTGTATTGGATGACCACCATATATATACGAATgtaatcatttgtttattttaacaatcaTTGATAAGAggcaaatgaaaaataattaggTGAATCAGTCACTTGAGGAAATAAATTtctgtgcacatacattaaCAAGTTCTGACTTCACTCACCCGGGGGGAGCTGGATGTTATGTATACTGGGCTGTCCCGGTGAGGTCTGGTGGAGCCTTGGGGCCAACATCTGAGGAGTCAGGGCTCTGATCCCGCCTGGGCTGGCAGCTACAGTCGTCGAAATCCGGGGAGCGCTGATGGCGCCAGGAGTGACAGC contains the following coding sequences:
- the taf4a gene encoding transcription initiation factor TFIID subunit 4 isoform X1, with the translated sequence MDASTASTDSTAGHDPGKKLVVSGGVTSLSNHQGKVGSHSVHTFNGSHTMNSHNSGSAAPLGGATSDTRINISTATMHSSSNSVIQTPLMNSQSDVASAQSVSPATTGATVTLVRPPVQTAGSGATLNGNNNASHAAVFANTLGHTGTIGIQTPLVNNSQPSNSVSVSAGSHIIKAEPPTTIIQSAPQPAVTPGAISAPRISTTVAASPGGIRALTPQMLAPRLHQTSPGQPSIHNIQLPPGMVLVRSESGQLLMIPQQALAQMQAQGGMAPRTATPTNVLPGQAPGNTIISRQLAHSTIIRQGCPAPTSLTATTTLHRPPVLQSSVGAAVPGMSPRTASQTAGTSVASVTVSKETMENVKKCKNFLSTLIKLASSGKQSTETAASVRELVKDLLEGRLEAEEFTSRLYKALNSSPQPYLVPFLKRSLPALRQLTPDSATFIQQSQLPQPASGPVSSTSPIPTTVVLGSPAPPLTTPVNRPQLQPGISKPGQTPSLVVQPQQQRTMFRPQVALTTTPMVTLRNQAPGRIMLGQQQVPVPVRSEGSPFSKQVSAAALTLAQKNKLREAGGTFKDDDDINDVASMAGVNLSEENANILATNSGLVGAVTHSCKDEAFLPCAVLQRRMQEIGEKLTTLLTTQHLSLHLLKPRDVSVPFPGKRYGVTDLGAEVVNFVSHATRQQLQNLLGKVSQVAQQKNSTFKEDDNYEQSSDVRAQLKFFEQLDQLEKQQKEEQEREILLKAAKSRARQEDPEQLRLKQKAKEMQQQELAQMRQREANLTALAAIGPRKKRKILDSPSSSAAAEGSGTGPSLSGGAGSSGSRPTRQRITRVNLRDLLFCLENERFTSHSHFLYKGFLK
- the taf4a gene encoding transcription initiation factor TFIID subunit 4 isoform X2; the encoded protein is MDASTASTDSTAGHDPGKKLVVSGGVTSLSNHQGKVGSHSVHTFNGSHTMNSHNSGSAAPLGGATSDTRINISTATMHSSSNSVIQTPLMNSQSDVASAQSVSPATTGATVTLVRPPVQTAGSGATLNGNNNASHAAVFANTLGHTGTIGIQTPLVNNSQPSNSVSVSAGSHIIKAEPPTTIIQSAPQPAVTPGAISAPRISTTVAASPGGIRALTPQMLAPRLHQTSPGQPSIHNIQLPPGMVLVRSESGQLLMIPQQALAQMQAQGGMAPRTATPTNVLPGQAPGNTIISRQLAHSTIIRQGCPAPTSLTATTTLHRPPVLQSSVGAAVPGMSPRTASQTAGTSVASVTVSKETMENVKKCKNFLSTLIKLASSGKQSTETAASVRELVKDLLEGRLEAEEFTSRLYKALNSSPQPYLVPFLKRSLPALRQLTPDSATFIQQSQLPQPASGPVSSTSPIPTTVVLGSPAPPLTTPVNRPQLQPGISKPGQTPSLVVQPQQQRTMFRPQVALTTTPMVTLRNQAPGRIMLGQQQVPVPVRSEGSPFSKQVSAAALTLAQKNKLREAGGTFKDDDDINDVASMAGVNLSEENANILATNSGLVGAVTHSCKDEAFLPCAVLQRRMQEIGKRYGVTDLGAEVVNFVSHATRQQLQNLLGKVSQVAQQKNSTFKEDDNYEQSSDVRAQLKFFEQLDQLEKQQKEEQEREILLKAAKSRARQEDPEQLRLKQKAKEMQQQELAQMRQREANLTALAAIGPRKKRKILDSPSSSAAAEGSGTGPSLSGGAGSSGSRPTRQRITRVNLRDLLFCLENERFTSHSHFLYKGFLK